Proteins from a single region of Massilibacterium senegalense:
- a CDS encoding CPBP family intramembrane glutamic endopeptidase: MQSNRYLHPNEGKNSVFRLLLVFIIAEVSYVVLPIITIMLYLLFTHGPQQTRIFFESDDENLAMLTPFTGHVLLHVSLIISFLIIWLSVKLILKRSLTSVFTPNVRMNWKLIFRSFFVFCGLGLLSILIDVLFLHDTYQFKSFNAPLFFSFMVISVLLVPIQTTIEEFSFRGILVQLLSKKLKSAILISIMIGFLFGVLHFISIEFSLVFFIHLLDIVFVGFMLTYLSVKLGTSEFALAAHAANNMMLTLFIDTGEGLPSLVQSVASDKPLLESIVSLSCSILMFGLYYAWASKQNIQLRD; the protein is encoded by the coding sequence TTGCAATCAAATCGTTATTTACATCCAAACGAAGGAAAAAACAGTGTTTTTCGATTATTACTAGTTTTCATTATTGCAGAAGTGAGTTATGTTGTGTTACCCATCATAACCATTATGCTATATCTTCTTTTTACACATGGTCCGCAACAAACAAGGATATTTTTTGAAAGTGATGATGAAAACCTAGCAATGCTTACCCCTTTTACAGGACATGTGCTACTTCATGTATCACTCATTATTTCTTTTTTGATTATTTGGCTATCTGTTAAATTGATTTTAAAAAGAAGTTTAACAAGTGTTTTTACACCAAACGTACGAATGAACTGGAAACTTATTTTTCGATCTTTTTTTGTTTTCTGTGGCTTAGGGCTTCTATCTATTTTGATAGATGTTCTTTTTTTACATGATACATATCAATTTAAATCATTTAATGCTCCATTATTTTTTAGCTTTATGGTTATTTCAGTGCTACTAGTCCCAATACAAACAACAATCGAAGAGTTTTCATTTCGAGGAATTTTGGTTCAATTGTTATCAAAAAAACTTAAAAGTGCCATTTTAATTTCTATTATGATTGGTTTTCTTTTTGGTGTTCTTCATTTTATTTCGATAGAATTTTCACTTGTTTTCTTCATTCATTTGCTAGATATCGTCTTTGTCGGATTTATGTTGACATACTTATCCGTGAAATTAGGAACTAGCGAATTTGCATTAGCTGCACATGCGGCCAATAATATGATGCTTACCTTATTTATTGATACTGGAGAAGGTTTACCAAGCCTTGTTCAAAGTGTTGCTTCTGACAAACCATTATTAGAATCTATTGTGTCTTTAAGTTGTTCTATTTTAATGTTTGGTCTTTATTATGCCTGGGCTTCTAAACAAAACATTCAATTGCGTGACTAA